GCGGCGCAGTGACGTGGCTCGACGATATGCAAAGCGTGTCGCTCGCGTTCGGCTGCCTGCTCGTGGTGGTGTTCTTCCCGGCGCTCGGCATCTATCAGTCCTGGCGCGGCAAGCCGCTCTACGATCTGCTGTCGCGCGTCGCGGGCGGCTGGCTATTGGTCGAAGTGACCGGCGTGCTGATCAGCTTCAGCGTGCACCGCTCGGACAGCCTGTCGCGGCTGTGGCTCGTGTACTGGGCGCTCGCGTCGATCGTGCTGCTGGTCGTCACGAAGGTCATCGTCTATTCGATCCTGCGCGGGCTGCGCCGCGAAGGCTTCAACCAGCGCGCGGTCGCGATCGTCGGGGGGGCGCCGTACGGCCGCTTCCTGATCGAACAGATGCGCGGCCGTCCCGAAGCCGGCTTCACGCCCGTCGTCGTGTTCGACGAGGACGGCACGATCAACCCGTACGAAGACCCGGACGCGGCGCACGCGGTCGCGGGCGTGCCGGTCGAGCGCGACTATCAGCGCATGATCGAACTGGTGCGCCAGCGCGCGATTCGCGAACTGTGGCTCGCGCTGCCGATCTCGAAGGAGAGGGCGATCCATCGCTTCGTGATGGACTTGCGCAACGACTTCGTGAACATCCGCTTTATCCCGGACGTCGGCAGCCTGACGCTGTTCAATCAGCCGATGGTCGAGCTGCTCGGCGTGCCCGCGATCAACCTGGCCGCCTCGCCGATCACCGATCTGCGCGTGCTCCCCAAGCGCGTCTTCGACAGCGTGTTCGCGCTCGGCGCGTTGCTCGCGCTGGCGCCGCTGATGCTCGCGATCGCGCTGATGGTGAAGCTCAGTTCGCCGGGGCCGGTGTTTTTCCGCCAGCGGCGTAAAGGCATCGACGGCCGCGAGTTCGAGATCTACAAGTTCCGCTCGATGAAGGTGCACCAGGAAGCGGCCGGCAAGATCACCCAGGCGACGCGGCGCGATCCGCGCATCACCGCGGTCGGCGCGTTCCTGCGCCGTACCAGCCTCGACGAACTGCCGCAATTCATCAACGTGCTGCGCGGCGAGATGTCGGTGGTCGGTCCTCGTCCGCATGCGCTCGAGCACGACGACATCTACAAGGATCTGGTGAAGGGCTACATGCACCGCTACCGGATCAAGCCGGGCATCACCGGCTGGGCGCAGATCAACGGTTATCGCGGCGAAACCGATCGCATCGAAAAGATGATGGGCCGCGTGAAGCTCGATCTGTACTACATGCAGCACTGGACCTTCTGGCTCGACATCAAGATCGTCGTGCTGACGCTGTGGAAGGGCTTCGCGGGCAGCAACGCCTATTGAACGCGGAGCGCCGCGCCGTGCCGATGCCTGCGGCGCGCGAGCGCATTCCTGAATCAACTCCATTTATCGAGGTGCAATCCATGAACCTGACGATCATCGGTAGCGGCTATGTCGGCCTCGTGACTGGCGCGTGTCTGGCCGACATCGGCCACGACGTGTTCTGTCTCGACGTCGACGCGCGCAAGATCGAGGTGCTCAACAACGGCGGCGTGCCGATCCACGAGCCGGGTCTGCAGGAGATCATCGCGCGCAATCGCCGCGCGAAGCGCCTGACGTTTTCCACCGACGTCGAGGCCGCGGTCGCGCACGGCGACATCCAGTTCATCGCGGTCGGCACGCCGGCCGACGAGGACGGTTCCGCCGATCTGCAATACGTGCTCGGGGCCGCGCGCAACATCGGCCGCCATATGAGCGGCTTCAAGGTGATCGTCGATAAATCGACGGTGCCGGTCGGCACCGCCTCGCGCGTGCGCGAAGTGGTGGCTGCCGAACTGGCCGCGCGCGGCGTCGAGCAGATGTTCTCGGTCGTATCGAATCCGGAGTTCCTGAAGGAGGGCGCGGCCGTCGACGATTTCACGCGGCCCGATCGCATCGTGCTCGGCTGCGACGAGGACGTGCCCGGCGAAAAGGCGCGCGAACTGATGAAGCGCCTGTATGCGCCGTTCAATCGCAATCGCGAGCGCACGCTGTATATGGACGTGCGTTCGGCGGAGTTCACCAAGTACGCGGCCAACGCGATGCTGGCGACGCGCATCTCGTACATGAACGAGCTCGCGAATCTGGCCGATCGCGTCGGCGCGGACATCGAGGCGGTGCGCCGCGGTATCGGTTCCGATCCGCGTATCGGCTACGACTTCCTGTACGCGGGCTGCGGCTATGGCGGCTCGTGTTTTCCGAAGGACGTGCAGGCGCTGATCCGCACCGCAGCCGATCACAGCGCGAACCTGCGCATTCTCGAAGCGGTGGAAGCGGTCAACGACGCGCAGAAACAGATCCTCGAGCAGAAGATCGTCGCGCGTCTCGGCGAGGATCTGTCGGACCGCACCTTCGGCGTGTGGGGGCTTGCGTTCAAGCCGAACACCGACGACATGCGCGCGGCGCCGAGCCGCGAGCTGATCGCCGGGCTGCTGCGCCGCGGCGCGCGCGTGAAGGCCTACGACCCGGTCTCGATCGACGAAGCGAAGCGCGTGTTCGCGCTCGATCTGCAGCACGTGCCGCAGCAGCATGCGCGCCTCGCGTTCGTGAACGAAGAGATGGAGGCGGCGAGCGGCGCCGATGCGCTGGTGATCCTGACCGAATGGAAGGTCTTCAAGAGTCCCGATTTCGATGCGCTCAAGCGCATGCTGAAGACGCCGTTGATTGTCGATGGCCGCAATCTGTACGAGCCGGACGCGCTGCTCGAACTCGGCATCGAGTATCACGCGATCGGCCGGCGGCATGCGTTGCGCAATGCGCCGGCGCGGGTCGGCGCGAACGGTTCGATGCGGGCGGCGGCCGTTGCCGCGGCGGCGAACTCCGGCCGCTGAGGCCACTGCGATCGCCGCGCGAGGGAATCCGCCATGTTCGACAACGTCCTGATCGTCTGCCACGCCAACGTGTGCCGCTCGCCCGCCGCCGAGATGCTGTTCAGGGCACGCCAGGCGCGTGCGCCGCGCGCCCGCACCGCGCCGATCGCGTTTCATTCGGCGGGCATTCGCGCGGTAAACGGCCACGGCATGGACCCGGTGATGCGGCGCCTGCTCGAAGAGCACGGCGTCGCCGCCGGCATCCACCACGCGCGGCGCCTCGACCGCTCGCTCGTCCGCGCGGCCGATCTCGTGCTGGTGAGCGAGCGCGCGCAGGTGAGCGAAGTCGAAGCGCTCGATCCGGCCGCGCGCGGCAAGGTCTATCCGCTCGGCAAGTGGGAAGCCGATTCGGACGTCGCCGATCCGCACGGTGGCGCCGAAGACGAATACAGGGAGAGTCTCGTGCTCATCGAACATCTGGTCATGGGATGGCTGAAAAAAATATGCTGAAGAAACCCCGCATCGAAAACTCATTCGCGGGCGTGCGCGCGAAGCTCGCCGCCTCGCTTTTGCTGACGTCTTTTCTGTCGGCCTGCGCGACCGCCCCGGGCAATTATCTCGACACGTCGCGTCTCAAAGACAACGATCAGGCGCCGAGCGAAACCTATCCGGTGCATCTGATCGACGGCAAGCTGATCGTCGCGCAGGCGCAGGCCGCCGCCGAAAAAATCCAGCCGCTGCCGCCGTCGGCGCTGCCCGACCCGTCGCGGTACGTGTACCGGCTCGCGCCGCAGGACATTCTCGGCATCACCGTATGGGATCACCCGGAGCTGACCACGCCCCAGGGCAGTACGTTGTCCTCGGGCGGCAACACCACGCAGACGATCGCGGGCGCGTTGCAGCAGCCGTATACGGCCGCGCTGCCCGGTCAGGCCGATCCGTACGGCCAGACCATCGCCGCCGACGGCACGATCTTCTTCCCGTTCGTCGGCCGCATCCAGGCCGCGGGCAAAACCACGACCGAGCTGCGCGATCAACTCGCCGCCGGCCTCGTGCGCTTCATCCGCAATCCGCAAGTCGACGTGCGCGTGCTGTCGTATCGCGGCCAGAAGGTGCAGGTCACGGGCGAGGTGAAGCAGCCGGGACCGCTCGCGGTCAGCGACGTGCCGCTCACGCTGGTCGACGCGATCACGCGCTCGGGCGGCACCAACCCGGACGCCGACATCCAGCGCGTGCGCCTCACGCGCAACCATAAGCTCTACGTGCTCAACGCCGATCGCATGCTCGATCAGGGCGACACCACGCAGGACGTGATGCTGCAGAACGGCGACGTGGTCAACATCCCTGACCGCACCGACAGCCGCATCTTCGTGATGGGCGAAGTGAAGACGCCGATCCAGGTGCCGATCGCGCGGGGCCGCATGACGATCGCCGACGCGCTCACGCAAGGGGGCGGCATCCTCAACACCGACGCCAATCCGCGCCAGATCTACGTGATGCGCGGCATGCGCGAGCATCCGACCACGCCTGAGGTGTTCCGCCTCGACATGACGCAGCCGGACTCGATCATGCTGTCCTCGCAGTTCCAGTTGCAGCCGCTCGACGTCGTGTACGTGGGCACCGCCGCGTCGACCACGTTCAACCGCGTGTTGCAGCAGGTGCTGCCGAGCGTGCAGACGCTGTTCTATCTGAAGCAGCTGACGCGCTGAACGTTGGTCTGTAGCGTCCCGCGCCGCTGTTCTCCGGGCGGCGCGGGACGCGCAACGAAAGCAGAAGTACCGCTGACGCGCAAGCCGAAGCCAACGACACGGGATCGAACAGTGAGCAATCAACTCTCTCCACACATGGCTGGTCCGATCAAGACCGAAGAAGAAGACCTCGTCCTCGGGCAACTGGTGCAGGTGATCCTCGACGACATCTGGTGGCTGCTCGCGATCACCGCGATCATCGTCGCGATGGCGGTCGCCTATTGCTACCTCGCCAAGCCGATCTATTCGGCCGATGCGCACGTGCGCGTCGAGCAGTCCGACAATACGTCGCAGGCGCTGACGCAGACCCAGACGGGCGCCGCGATCACGAGCGGGTCGACCTCGCTGCCGACCGACGCCGAGATCGAAATCATCAAGAGCCGCGGCGTGGTCGGCCCGGTCGTGCAGCAACTGAAGCTGAACTTCAGCGTCACGCCGAAGACCATGCCGCTGCTCGGCAATATCGCCGCGCGCCTCGCGACGCCGGGCCAGCCCGCGCGTGCCTGGCTGGGGCTCACGTCGTATGCATGGGGCGGGGAGAACGTCGTGGTCGATTCGATCGACGTGACGCCGTCGCTCGAAGGCGAGAAGCTGCTGCTGCGAGTGATCGACGCGCAGCACTATGAACTGTTGGCGCCGAACGGCTCGCTGCTGCTGCGCGGCCAGGTCGGCCACGAGGCGCAGGGCGGCGGCGTGACGATGCGCGTCACCACGCTCGTCGCGCGCCCCGGGCAGGAGTTCACCGTCGTGCGCGCGAACGATCTCGACGCGATCACCGCGTTCCAGTCGGCGATCACGGTGCAGGAGCAGGGCAAGCAGACCGGCGTGATCCAGATCTCGCTGGAGGACAAGAGCCCGGAACACGCGGCGCTCGTCGCCAATGCGCTCGCGCAGTCGTATGTGCGCCAGCACGTGTCGAACAAGCAGGCCGACGCGAGCAGGATGCTCGACTTCCTGACGAGCGAGGAGCCGCGCCTGAAGGCCGATCTCGAACGCGCGGAAGCGGCGCTGACCGCCTATCAACGTCAGTCCGGCTCGATCAACGCGAGCGACGAAGCGAAGGTCTACCTCGAAGGCAGCGTGCAATACGAGCAGCAGATCGCCGCGTTGCGTCTGCAGATGACGCAGCTCGCCGAGCGCTACGGCGACGATCATCCGACGCTCGTCGCCGCGCGTCAGCAGATGGCCGAGCTGCAAGCGCAGCGCACCAAATATGCGGACCGTTTCCGCGATCTGCCGGCCACCGAAGTGAAGGCCGTGCAATTGCAGCGCGATGCGAAGGTCGCCGAAGACATTTACGTGCTGCTGCTCAATCGGGTGCAGGAACTGTCGGTGCAGAAGGCGGGCACGGGCGGCAACGTGCATATCGTCGATGCCGCGCTGCGCCCCGGCGCACCGGTCAAGCCGAAGAAGATGCTGATCATCTCGGCGGCGGTGATTCTCGGGCTGATCGCGGGCACCGGTTTCGTGTTCCTGCGTCGCAATCTGTTCAAGGGCATCGACGACCCCGATCACGTCGAGCGCGCATTTCATCTGCCCGTGTTCGGACTCGTGCCGCAAAGCGTCGAACAGGTGCAGCTCGAAAACAGCTACGCGCGCGGCGGCGAACGGCTGCGTCCGGTGCTCGCGAATGCGCGGCCGAAGGACGTGACGATCGAAAGTCTGCGCAGCCTGCGCACCGCGATGCAGTTCACGCTGATGGACGCGCGCAACCGCATCGTCATGCTGACGGGCCCGATGGCCGGCGTCGGCAAGAGCTTCCTTAGCGTGAACCTCGCGATGCTGCTCGCGCATTCGGGCAAGCGCGTGCTGCTGATCGACGGCGACATGCGGCGCGGCGCGCTCGAACGTTACGTGGGCGGCATGCAGGAACACGGCCTGTCCGAGCTGCTGAGCGGCCAGATCTCGCTGGAGGAAGCGATTCGCGGTTCGAGCGTCGAGGGCCTGAGCTTCATCGCGTGCGGCCGCCGTCCGCCGAATCCGTCCGAGCTGCTGATGTCGCCGCGTCTGCCGCAGTACCTCGACGGCCTCGCGAAACGCTATGACGTGATCCTGATCGACACGCCGCCGGTGCTCGCGGTGACCGATGCGTCGATCATCGGTGCGTATGCGGGCTCGACGTTCTTCGTGATGCGCTCGGGCATGCACAGCGAGGTCGAGCTTGCCGATGCGCTCAAGCGCCTGCGCTCGGCGGGCGTCCACGTGCAGGGCGGGATCTTCAATGGCATGCCGGCGCGCTCGCGGATCGGCTACGACCGCGGCTACGCGGCGACGCAGGAATACCTGAGCACCTGATGCGAGCGACGGAACCCAGCACGAGACGAAGACAGAGGACACCACGATGAAAGTGACGGTACTGGTACCGACTTATCGCCGCCCGGCCGATCTCGCGCGCTGCCTCGCGGCGCTCGAGCGGCAATCGCGCGCGCCCGACGAAGTAGTCGTGGTCGCGCGCGTCGACGACGACGCGACGCACGCGTGCCTGCGCGATCCGTCCACGGGCGGGCGCCTGCCGCTCGTGATCGCGCCGGTGGACGCGCCCGGCCAGGTCGCGGCGCTCAATCGCGGGCTCGATGCCGCGAGCGGCGACGTCATCGCCATCACCGACGACGACGCCGCGCCGCGCCGCGACTGGGTCGCGCGTATCGCGGCCGCGTTCGAAGCCGATGCGCGCCTCGGCGCGCTGGGCGGGCGCGACTGGGTGCACGAAAAAGGCCGCGTGCTCGACGGCGAGCGGCCGCTGGTCGGCAAGGTGACCGCGCACGGCAAGATCATCGGCAACCATCATCTAGGCGCCGGTGCCGCGCGCGAAGTCGACATCCTGAAGGGCGCCAACATGAGCTACCGGCGCGACGCGGTGCGCACGATCCGCTTCGACGCGCGGCTGCGCGGCGCGGGCGCGCAGGTGCACAACGACATGGCGTTCAGCCTCGCGGTAAAAAACGCGGGCTGGAAGCTCGTCTACGACCCGCAGGTCGCGGTCGATCATTTCCCGGCCGAACGTTTCGACGACGACAAACGCGACGCGCAGACGATGGCCGCGCTGCGCAACGCCGCGTTCAACTTCCATCTGATCCTGCGCGACCAGTTGCCGCCGCTGCGCCGCGAAACCGCGTGGTGGTGGTGGACGCTGGTCGGGACACGGCTTTATCCGGGCCTCACGCACGCGGCGCTCGCGCTGCTATCCAGACGGGCGGCGCTACAGCTGTCGCGCTGGCGCGCGGTGCGCGACGGCGCGCACGAGGCGCGTCGCGCGTTGTCGTGAAGCGTATCGACCACGAGGCCTCTTTCCACCGGCACAGCGGAGCGTCCGCATGAGTACGAAGGTTCATGTTCATCTGTTTTACGGCGCCGATCCGCGCTTTTATCGCAAGGGCGACGACATCGGCTGCCTGTATGGCTATCACCATGCGCAGTCCGAAGCATTCGCGCTGACCTATTCGAAGGACGCGCGCGAAAGCCGGCCGATGCGGCTCGTGCGGCGCGCACTGAAGGCCGCGCTCGGCTTCGATTTCATTCATACGTGGCGCAATCGCGCGGAGATGCTGCGCTCGGACGTGATCTGGACGCATACCGAGCAGGAGTGGCTGTCCGCCGCGCTGATGCTGCTGCTGTGCGGCCGCAAGGCGGGGCCGGGCGCGTCGCCGCTGCTGCTCGCGCAGAGCGTCTGGCTGCTCGACAAGTGGCCCTCGTACGGCATCGCGCGCAGCTGGTTGTACCGGAAGCTGATGACGCGCGCGGATCGATTGACCACGCTCGCGAGCGAAAACGCCGAGTTGTGCCAACGCTATTTCCATCGCGACGCGACGCCGCTGCTGTATGGCCTGAACACGCGCGACTTCCCGGTCACCCCGCCGACCGAGTGGAAGCCGCGCACGCCGCTGCGCATCGCGGCGATCGGCAACGATCGCGACCGCGACTGGGAGACGCTGATCAAGGCGGTCGGCAACGATCCGCGCTACACGGTGAAGCTCGCGACGCGGCGACGCATTCCCGCGTCGCTGCGCGCGTCGAATGTCGACATCGCGCTGTTCTCGGGCATCAAGAAGCAGCACGAGCTGTACGACTGGGCCGACGTGATCGTCGTGCCGCTGCGGCCGAACTCGCACGCGTCGGGCATCACCGTGATGCTCGAAGCGGCGGCGGTGGGCAAGCCGATGGTCGCGACCGACGTCGGCGCGCTGCGCGATTATTTTCCCGCCGACGAAGCCGCCTACGTGCCGCCGTTCGATCCGCA
Above is a window of Paraburkholderia sprentiae WSM5005 DNA encoding:
- a CDS encoding polysaccharide biosynthesis tyrosine autokinase; translation: MAGPIKTEEEDLVLGQLVQVILDDIWWLLAITAIIVAMAVAYCYLAKPIYSADAHVRVEQSDNTSQALTQTQTGAAITSGSTSLPTDAEIEIIKSRGVVGPVVQQLKLNFSVTPKTMPLLGNIAARLATPGQPARAWLGLTSYAWGGENVVVDSIDVTPSLEGEKLLLRVIDAQHYELLAPNGSLLLRGQVGHEAQGGGVTMRVTTLVARPGQEFTVVRANDLDAITAFQSAITVQEQGKQTGVIQISLEDKSPEHAALVANALAQSYVRQHVSNKQADASRMLDFLTSEEPRLKADLERAEAALTAYQRQSGSINASDEAKVYLEGSVQYEQQIAALRLQMTQLAERYGDDHPTLVAARQQMAELQAQRTKYADRFRDLPATEVKAVQLQRDAKVAEDIYVLLLNRVQELSVQKAGTGGNVHIVDAALRPGAPVKPKKMLIISAAVILGLIAGTGFVFLRRNLFKGIDDPDHVERAFHLPVFGLVPQSVEQVQLENSYARGGERLRPVLANARPKDVTIESLRSLRTAMQFTLMDARNRIVMLTGPMAGVGKSFLSVNLAMLLAHSGKRVLLIDGDMRRGALERYVGGMQEHGLSELLSGQISLEEAIRGSSVEGLSFIACGRRPPNPSELLMSPRLPQYLDGLAKRYDVILIDTPPVLAVTDASIIGAYAGSTFFVMRSGMHSEVELADALKRLRSAGVHVQGGIFNGMPARSRIGYDRGYAATQEYLST
- a CDS encoding glycosyltransferase family 4 protein, which encodes MSTKVHVHLFYGADPRFYRKGDDIGCLYGYHHAQSEAFALTYSKDARESRPMRLVRRALKAALGFDFIHTWRNRAEMLRSDVIWTHTEQEWLSAALMLLLCGRKAGPGASPLLLAQSVWLLDKWPSYGIARSWLYRKLMTRADRLTTLASENAELCQRYFHRDATPLLYGLNTRDFPVTPPTEWKPRTPLRIAAIGNDRDRDWETLIKAVGNDPRYTVKLATRRRIPASLRASNVDIALFSGIKKQHELYDWADVIVVPLRPNSHASGITVMLEAAAVGKPMVATDVGALRDYFPADEAAYVPPFDPQALRDALDRLAAEPAEALRQAQAAAAGLLARDLTTQHYAMQHVRITREMLNARGQASAPAAPTQQQRAAPARESRGGL
- a CDS encoding arsenate reductase/protein-tyrosine-phosphatase family protein, whose amino-acid sequence is MFDNVLIVCHANVCRSPAAEMLFRARQARAPRARTAPIAFHSAGIRAVNGHGMDPVMRRLLEEHGVAAGIHHARRLDRSLVRAADLVLVSERAQVSEVEALDPAARGKVYPLGKWEADSDVADPHGGAEDEYRESLVLIEHLVMGWLKKIC
- a CDS encoding UDP-glucose dehydrogenase family protein; translated protein: MNLTIIGSGYVGLVTGACLADIGHDVFCLDVDARKIEVLNNGGVPIHEPGLQEIIARNRRAKRLTFSTDVEAAVAHGDIQFIAVGTPADEDGSADLQYVLGAARNIGRHMSGFKVIVDKSTVPVGTASRVREVVAAELAARGVEQMFSVVSNPEFLKEGAAVDDFTRPDRIVLGCDEDVPGEKARELMKRLYAPFNRNRERTLYMDVRSAEFTKYAANAMLATRISYMNELANLADRVGADIEAVRRGIGSDPRIGYDFLYAGCGYGGSCFPKDVQALIRTAADHSANLRILEAVEAVNDAQKQILEQKIVARLGEDLSDRTFGVWGLAFKPNTDDMRAAPSRELIAGLLRRGARVKAYDPVSIDEAKRVFALDLQHVPQQHARLAFVNEEMEAASGADALVILTEWKVFKSPDFDALKRMLKTPLIVDGRNLYEPDALLELGIEYHAIGRRHALRNAPARVGANGSMRAAAVAAAANSGR
- a CDS encoding glycosyltransferase family 2 protein; the encoded protein is MKVTVLVPTYRRPADLARCLAALERQSRAPDEVVVVARVDDDATHACLRDPSTGGRLPLVIAPVDAPGQVAALNRGLDAASGDVIAITDDDAAPRRDWVARIAAAFEADARLGALGGRDWVHEKGRVLDGERPLVGKVTAHGKIIGNHHLGAGAAREVDILKGANMSYRRDAVRTIRFDARLRGAGAQVHNDMAFSLAVKNAGWKLVYDPQVAVDHFPAERFDDDKRDAQTMAALRNAAFNFHLILRDQLPPLRRETAWWWWTLVGTRLYPGLTHAALALLSRRAALQLSRWRAVRDGAHEARRALS
- a CDS encoding polysaccharide biosynthesis/export family protein, whose protein sequence is MLKKPRIENSFAGVRAKLAASLLLTSFLSACATAPGNYLDTSRLKDNDQAPSETYPVHLIDGKLIVAQAQAAAEKIQPLPPSALPDPSRYVYRLAPQDILGITVWDHPELTTPQGSTLSSGGNTTQTIAGALQQPYTAALPGQADPYGQTIAADGTIFFPFVGRIQAAGKTTTELRDQLAAGLVRFIRNPQVDVRVLSYRGQKVQVTGEVKQPGPLAVSDVPLTLVDAITRSGGTNPDADIQRVRLTRNHKLYVLNADRMLDQGDTTQDVMLQNGDVVNIPDRTDSRIFVMGEVKTPIQVPIARGRMTIADALTQGGGILNTDANPRQIYVMRGMREHPTTPEVFRLDMTQPDSIMLSSQFQLQPLDVVYVGTAASTTFNRVLQQVLPSVQTLFYLKQLTR
- a CDS encoding undecaprenyl-phosphate glucose phosphotransferase — protein: MLSVLARIIDIAMVALAAVLAAAVHSGAVTWLDDMQSVSLAFGCLLVVVFFPALGIYQSWRGKPLYDLLSRVAGGWLLVEVTGVLISFSVHRSDSLSRLWLVYWALASIVLLVVTKVIVYSILRGLRREGFNQRAVAIVGGAPYGRFLIEQMRGRPEAGFTPVVVFDEDGTINPYEDPDAAHAVAGVPVERDYQRMIELVRQRAIRELWLALPISKERAIHRFVMDLRNDFVNIRFIPDVGSLTLFNQPMVELLGVPAINLAASPITDLRVLPKRVFDSVFALGALLALAPLMLAIALMVKLSSPGPVFFRQRRKGIDGREFEIYKFRSMKVHQEAAGKITQATRRDPRITAVGAFLRRTSLDELPQFINVLRGEMSVVGPRPHALEHDDIYKDLVKGYMHRYRIKPGITGWAQINGYRGETDRIEKMMGRVKLDLYYMQHWTFWLDIKIVVLTLWKGFAGSNAY